The following proteins are encoded in a genomic region of Cricetulus griseus strain 17A/GY chromosome 7, alternate assembly CriGri-PICRH-1.0, whole genome shotgun sequence:
- the CUNH17orf78 gene encoding uncharacterized protein C17orf78 homolog, with protein sequence MDIILVFSLIIASYDSNKIDPRASSCQVEQLPSLFPKDVRSHKDLVIRVLPESHTDIKGAPSIQHQTITTLQCLHSGRRVRVHLVHSERRPKVKYMLKNLRVHADLHRNSTASPRCHLMPTSQFQNGSLLTAFLPGISQCKIYPVKARSASSEMVPITTTSITLRSKGERTTSTEDFSSPLSQDVDVHLKKRQKWSIVIKALIAATLLLSGVIIIVFVIFEVPCPSPCLRVRRLCQCLWLWRRERKEDQQPGTTESQLGSQPEKGNVPNSSDSKNITGVTIIHQTYF encoded by the exons aCCCCAGAGCGAGCAGCTGCCAAGTGGAACAGCTGCCCAGCCTCTTCCCAAAGGATGTGAGAAGCCACAAGGATTTGGTTATAAGAG ttctccCAGAAAGTCACACAGATATCAAAGGGGCCCCGTCCATCCAACATCAGACTATAACTACCCTGCAGTGCCTCCACTCTGGGAGGAGAGTGAGAGTCCACCTTGTACATTCAGAGAGAAGGCCAAAGGTCAAGTATATGCTGAAGAACCTGAGAGTCCATGCTGATCTCCATAGAAACAGCACGGCCTCCCCACGTTGTCACCTCATGCCCACTTCCCAGTTTCAGAATGGATCCCTTCTAACAG CTTTCTTACCAGGGATCTCTCAATGCAAGATCTACCCAGTGAAAGCCAGATCTGCTTCATCAGAGATGGTGCCCATCACTACCACCTCCATAACTCTTAGAAGTAAAGGAGAGAGAACTACAAGCACTGAGGACTTTTCCAGCCCTTTGTCACAAG ACGTAGATGTGCACTtaaagaagaggcagaaatggaGCATTGTCATCAAAGCTCTTATTGCTGCCACTCTGCTGCTCAGTGGAGTCATCATTATAGTATTTGTCATCTTTGAAGTCCCATGCCCA AGTCCATGCCTCAGAGTCAGAAGGCTGTGCCAATGCCTATGGttatggagaagggaaaggaaggaagatcagCAACCTGGGACAACTGAGTCCCAGTTGGGGTCTCAGCCTGAGAAGGGAA ATGTTCCTAACTCCTCAGACTCAAAGAATATCACAGGGGTCACTATAATCCACCAGACATACTTCTGA